The window ACCGGTGTTGGAAGTGATGCCCAGTACTGTGGAAATGATGTACACGTAGGACACCATGGTAAAGAGGAAGCAACTCCAGATCACACACCAAGCCAGAATGTAAAAAGAGCGTTCACTGAGGGACGCGTCCGTGCAAGACAAGGTCAACAAGGGAGCAAAGTCACAATAGAAGTGGTCGATTTCATTGGGACCACAGAAATACAAACTGGACATCCAGACTGCTGGCATCAAGGGAGCTAAGatgccacccacccagcagctGATGGCCAACTCTGCACAAACCCTGTAGGTCAAAATACTGGTATAGCGCAATGGATTGCAGATGGCCACATAGCGATCATAGGACATCAGGGCCAACAGAAAGTTTTCAGTTGCAGCCAGGAGGAAAAGGAAGTAGAATTGAGCGATGCAGCTCTGGACGGAGATGGTTTTATGTCCTGTCATCAAGTCAGCCATCATTTTCGGAATGaaggcagtggtgtaccacatctccaggaaggagaagttggagaTGAAGAAGTACATGGGCCTATGGAGGTGTGGCTCCAGTTTCACCACGCTGATGATGGCAACATTAGCCGTGATGGTGAAGATGTAGACTGCCAAGAAAAGAGTGAACAGGAAGATCTGCAACTGGGGGACAGCAGGGAACCCAACCAGAACGAACTCAGTCACCGCAGTGCTGTTTGTCCTTCCCATTTGGTTCagttctacagaaaaaaaaatgacatggAGAGACATTAGAATTCATTCTTATATATAACAGCAATAATTGTGCTTTTCCTAGAACTCTCATTCAAAGGCAATTGTATAACTAGATGCTCACAAGTACGTGCCCCTTTACGCATGTAAGCATAGAGGAAATTAGCGAACATGAGTGTACGCACCCTAAGCCCTGTTTTACAAGGGCAGACGTAAGTGCGGTAGCATGCAATTGCAAGAGATGTACATGTAGGCAGCAGGAAGCTTATCCAGGTTGTGACGCCGGGGG is drawn from Microcaecilia unicolor chromosome 14, aMicUni1.1, whole genome shotgun sequence and contains these coding sequences:
- the LOC115457226 gene encoding olfactory receptor 6F1-like encodes the protein MGRTNSTAVTEFVLVGFPAVPQLQIFLFTLFLAVYIFTITANVAIISVVKLEPHLHRPMYFFISNFSFLEMWYTTAFIPKMMADLMTGHKTISVQSCIAQFYFLFLLAATENFLLALMSYDRYVAICNPLRYTSILTYRVCAELAISCWVGGILAPLMPAVWMSSLYFCGPNEIDHFYCDFAPLLTLSCTDASLSERSFYILAWCVIWSCFLFTMVSYVYIISTVLGITSNTGRMKAFSTCGSHLVVVSIYYGAVIFMYIRPTARARFHTDKVVSVFYSFVTPVLNPIIYSLRNKEVKKALRRTVGRRKD